One Halolamina litorea genomic window carries:
- a CDS encoding ABC transporter ATP-binding protein: protein MSDTNHPTTDRVAQNSDHEDRTRSLELDGITKEYTEDDGSTVVAVDDVSLDVYDGEFIVLVGPSGCGKTTTLRIVAGLEQPTRGTLRIDGEDVAGQEPRERDIAMVFQNYALYPHKTVRGNIAFPLEIRKYPDDEVEKRVHDTAELLGIGDLLDRRPSDLSGGQQQRVALGRAIVRDPSVFLFDEPLSNLDAKLRIQMRTELNKLHDRVGRTSVYVTHDQVEAMTLSDRVVVMNDGRVQQVAPPDEVYEHPENRFVAGFIGEPPMNFFPVTTVPDGDSLRVDAGGFSLVLDPDVADTVAAWDGDTEHLDLGIRPEAFEDAALVERELGEGETFPAHVAVVEPMGPHTDLALRPIDRSEDETAEFTARVANETDATPGETLDLVVDTDAIHLFDQETGANILV from the coding sequence ATGAGTGACACGAACCACCCCACGACCGACCGAGTGGCACAGAACAGCGACCACGAGGATCGGACGCGCAGCCTCGAACTCGACGGCATCACCAAGGAGTACACCGAGGACGACGGCTCGACGGTCGTCGCCGTCGACGACGTGAGCCTCGACGTGTACGACGGCGAGTTCATCGTGCTCGTCGGGCCCTCCGGCTGTGGCAAGACCACGACGCTCCGCATCGTCGCCGGCCTCGAACAGCCCACCCGGGGGACCCTCCGCATCGACGGCGAGGACGTGGCCGGACAGGAGCCCCGCGAGCGCGACATCGCCATGGTGTTCCAGAACTACGCGCTCTACCCCCACAAGACCGTTCGGGGGAACATCGCGTTCCCGCTGGAGATCCGGAAGTACCCCGACGACGAGGTCGAGAAACGCGTCCACGACACCGCCGAACTGCTCGGTATCGGCGACCTGCTCGACCGGCGACCCTCGGACCTCTCGGGGGGCCAGCAACAGCGGGTCGCGCTCGGGCGCGCCATCGTGCGTGACCCCTCGGTGTTCCTGTTCGACGAGCCGCTGAGCAACCTCGACGCCAAACTCCGCATCCAGATGCGGACCGAACTCAACAAGCTCCACGACCGGGTCGGGCGTACCTCCGTCTACGTCACCCACGACCAGGTGGAGGCGATGACGCTCTCGGACCGCGTCGTCGTGATGAACGACGGGCGGGTCCAGCAGGTCGCGCCGCCCGACGAAGTGTACGAACACCCCGAAAACCGGTTCGTCGCGGGGTTCATCGGGGAGCCGCCGATGAACTTCTTCCCGGTCACGACGGTCCCGGACGGCGACAGCCTCCGCGTCGACGCCGGCGGGTTCTCGCTCGTCTTGGACCCGGACGTGGCCGACACGGTGGCGGCGTGGGACGGCGACACCGAGCACCTCGACCTGGGGATCCGCCCGGAAGCCTTCGAGGACGCCGCGCTGGTCGAACGGGAACTCGGCGAGGGAGAGACGTTCCCGGCCCACGTGGCCGTCGTCGAGCCGATGGGTCCCCACACCGACCTCGCGCTCCGACCGATCGACCGCTCCGAGGACGAGACCGCCGAGTTCACCGCCCGGGTCGCCAACGAGACCGACGCCACGCCCGGGGAGACGCTCGACCTCGTCGTCGATACCGACGCGATCCACCTGTTCGACCAGGAGACCGGGGCGAACATCCTCGTGTGA
- a CDS encoding double zinc ribbon domain-containing protein, which produces MSKITFRADDALVERLDGLDASKSEVMREALREFLDRHPSVGREREVAAVDHGPREASVSVDGDEAGTDLTVNINLGRANDDDAPAADGEETCKQCGAAVSADHAFCPNCGEQHRGQPHCECGEEIDPEWAFCPGCGRRNSTADVLDHA; this is translated from the coding sequence GTGAGCAAGATCACCTTCCGCGCCGACGACGCGCTCGTCGAGCGACTGGACGGCCTCGACGCCTCGAAGAGCGAGGTGATGCGCGAGGCGCTTCGGGAGTTCCTCGACCGACACCCGTCGGTGGGCCGTGAGCGGGAGGTGGCGGCCGTCGACCACGGACCACGTGAGGCGTCGGTGAGCGTCGACGGCGACGAGGCGGGCACCGACCTGACCGTAAACATCAACCTCGGCCGAGCGAACGACGACGACGCGCCGGCCGCCGACGGCGAGGAGACGTGTAAACAGTGCGGAGCGGCCGTGAGCGCCGACCACGCGTTCTGTCCCAACTGCGGCGAGCAACACCGGGGACAGCCACACTGTGAGTGTGGCGAGGAGATCGACCCCGAGTGGGCGTTCTGTCCGGGCTGTGGGAGACGGAACTCGACCGCCGACGTGTTGGACCACGCGTAG
- a CDS encoding ribbon-helix-helix domain-containing protein, whose product MERVTLRIPRQQVEEVEQMVETGEFPNRSEAIRSAVREMIDESNATEGTGRRERSWAKV is encoded by the coding sequence ATGGAGCGTGTCACACTGCGTATACCACGACAGCAGGTCGAAGAGGTCGAACAGATGGTCGAAACCGGGGAGTTCCCGAACCGGAGCGAAGCGATCCGGTCGGCTGTCCGGGAGATGATCGACGAAAGTAACGCGACCGAGGGGACCGGTCGTCGTGAGC
- a CDS encoding ABC transporter substrate-binding protein, which translates to MQPITNIDRRTLLKLAGTGAVGSMAGCLGGGNGNGDGGDWDGAVQGLNLGENWQARRIGAADSWPIEQRRQVPDRQNDTTWADSGAFQSAVENDVWAPPDGWDDTAAGDVDSITILNHGAANMEFDPATLAAHEMFTEQTGIDIEVIEIGVDQANTREQQFLSSQEPSPHAFNVDGILVPQFVQQGYLEVTDGLYPEGGYEPYIPALQSLVQWDLDASREGTHTYGYPNIGEASMGHLRPDLVEEQGIDPSRFEGEWTWDLLEELGEAFAGTDVNAFAYYAGTSTYLAYSFRELLFQQGGSMVQDDGTVVMNSPEAVRVIQKMKEWRDAGYVPSDVISYGEGDIVDLYASGQLAYTTAFSDFIPRLLQQYEAGTEYQVVVPPAANAGPSPTQAGLVAPNTTSINRFSNTGEKLASMLYGDLKLSYFTQWLEFTYEGNISYMDQVYTDSAENDFVTFGDAIGEAIAAGQLELFPQMASVFQQMLSPVQRALQGETTPQAAMDSVQDFVDDEINN; encoded by the coding sequence GTGCAACCAATTACCAATATCGACCGACGGACACTGTTGAAACTGGCCGGGACCGGCGCGGTCGGCTCGATGGCCGGCTGTCTCGGTGGCGGGAACGGCAACGGTGACGGCGGCGACTGGGACGGCGCGGTACAGGGACTCAACCTCGGCGAGAACTGGCAGGCTCGCCGCATCGGCGCCGCCGATAGCTGGCCGATCGAGCAGCGCCGGCAGGTGCCCGACCGGCAGAACGACACGACGTGGGCCGACTCGGGGGCGTTCCAGAGCGCCGTCGAGAACGACGTGTGGGCGCCGCCGGACGGCTGGGACGACACCGCCGCCGGCGACGTTGACAGCATCACCATCCTCAACCACGGCGCCGCGAACATGGAGTTCGACCCGGCGACGCTGGCAGCTCACGAGATGTTCACCGAGCAGACGGGTATCGATATCGAGGTCATCGAGATCGGCGTCGACCAGGCAAACACGCGCGAACAGCAGTTCCTCTCCTCACAGGAGCCGAGCCCCCACGCGTTCAACGTCGACGGCATCCTCGTCCCGCAGTTCGTCCAGCAGGGCTATCTGGAGGTCACCGACGGCCTCTACCCGGAGGGCGGCTACGAGCCGTACATCCCGGCGCTGCAGAGTCTGGTCCAGTGGGACTTGGACGCCTCCCGTGAGGGCACCCACACCTACGGCTACCCGAACATCGGCGAGGCGAGCATGGGTCACCTCCGGCCCGATCTCGTCGAGGAGCAGGGCATCGACCCCAGCCGCTTCGAGGGGGAGTGGACGTGGGACCTCCTCGAGGAACTGGGCGAGGCGTTCGCCGGCACCGACGTGAACGCCTTCGCGTACTACGCGGGCACGTCGACGTACTTGGCGTACTCGTTCCGCGAACTCCTCTTCCAGCAGGGCGGCAGTATGGTGCAGGACGACGGCACCGTCGTGATGAACTCCCCCGAAGCGGTCCGGGTGATCCAGAAGATGAAGGAGTGGCGTGACGCCGGCTACGTCCCGAGCGACGTGATCTCCTACGGCGAGGGGGACATCGTCGACCTGTACGCCTCCGGCCAACTGGCGTACACGACGGCGTTCAGCGACTTCATCCCGCGCCTGCTCCAGCAGTACGAGGCCGGAACCGAGTACCAGGTCGTCGTGCCGCCGGCAGCCAACGCCGGCCCGTCGCCGACCCAAGCGGGGCTCGTGGCGCCAAACACCACCAGCATCAACCGCTTCTCGAACACCGGCGAGAAGCTGGCGTCGATGCTGTACGGCGACCTGAAACTGAGCTACTTCACCCAGTGGTTGGAGTTCACCTACGAGGGGAACATCTCCTATATGGACCAGGTGTACACCGACTCCGCGGAGAACGACTTCGTCACCTTCGGCGACGCCATCGGCGAGGCCATCGCGGCCGGCCAACTGGAGCTGTTCCCGCAGATGGCGTCGGTGTTCCAGCAGATGCTCAGCCCGGTCCAGCGTGCCCTCCAGGGCGAGACCACGCCGCAGGCGGCGATGGACAGCGTCCAGGACTTCGTCGACGACGAGATCAACAACTGA
- a CDS encoding mandelate racemase/muconate lactonizing enzyme family protein — protein MRVTDIESFAVSIPLDEPVAFATREVEARDHAIVRINTDTGLEGVGYTLGYEAGSIIAAVVEDLLAPIVVGENPHDTARLWREMFDTTVPYGRKGLVLRAISIVDIALWDLKAKHAALPLHTYLGAMRDSVPAYASGGYYREGKGLEGLREEMGRYVDRGHDTVKLKVGGLPPGEEVERVRVTREVIGEERTLLLDANGAWRDRRSAVDACRRYGQYDPYFIEEPVMPDSVELMAAVNADLDYGVAAGEQEFTRYGFAELLREGAVDVVQPDVTVVGGITEWLRIANTAATHDIPVVPHYNWDLHVPLVAVAETGRWVEYFYREQDVKVFDDVLERPMTPKNGEIDASERPGHGVTLDDDAVAEFRVRATNGGR, from the coding sequence ATGCGGGTCACCGATATCGAGAGCTTCGCCGTCTCGATCCCGCTCGACGAGCCGGTCGCCTTCGCCACCCGCGAGGTCGAGGCCCGCGACCACGCCATCGTCCGGATCAACACCGACACCGGGCTGGAGGGTGTCGGCTACACCCTCGGCTACGAGGCGGGGTCGATCATCGCGGCCGTCGTCGAGGACCTGCTCGCGCCCATCGTCGTCGGCGAGAACCCTCACGACACCGCCCGGCTCTGGCGCGAGATGTTCGACACCACCGTCCCCTACGGGCGGAAGGGGCTCGTCCTCCGGGCCATCTCCATCGTCGACATCGCGCTCTGGGACCTGAAAGCCAAACACGCCGCGCTCCCGCTGCACACGTACCTCGGCGCGATGCGCGATTCGGTCCCGGCGTACGCCAGCGGCGGCTACTACCGCGAGGGGAAGGGGCTGGAGGGCCTCCGCGAGGAGATGGGCCGGTACGTCGACCGCGGCCACGACACGGTGAAGCTGAAGGTCGGCGGCCTGCCCCCGGGCGAGGAGGTCGAGCGCGTGCGCGTGACCCGCGAGGTCATCGGTGAGGAGCGCACCCTCCTGCTCGACGCCAACGGCGCGTGGCGCGACCGCCGCTCGGCCGTCGACGCCTGCCGGCGCTACGGCCAGTACGACCCGTACTTCATCGAGGAGCCGGTGATGCCCGACAGCGTCGAACTGATGGCGGCGGTCAACGCCGACCTCGACTACGGCGTCGCCGCCGGCGAGCAGGAGTTCACCCGCTACGGCTTCGCGGAACTGCTCCGTGAGGGCGCCGTCGACGTGGTTCAGCCCGACGTAACCGTCGTCGGCGGCATCACCGAGTGGCTCAGGATCGCCAACACCGCGGCGACCCACGACATCCCCGTCGTCCCCCACTACAACTGGGACCTGCACGTCCCGCTGGTCGCCGTCGCCGAGACGGGCCGCTGGGTGGAGTACTTCTACCGCGAACAGGACGTGAAAGTGTTCGACGACGTGCTCGAACGGCCGATGACGCCGAAAAACGGCGAGATCGACGCTAGCGAGCGCCCCGGCCACGGCGTCACCCTCGACGACGACGCCGTCGCGGAGTTCCGCGTCCGGGCGACCAACGGGGGGCGGTGA
- a CDS encoding carbohydrate ABC transporter permease translates to MATEEYRGAPHGGGLSGRLSDWVNDHIRTVLLGPSLVALLVVFIYPAVMLVWLSLQNTRGIGETFEPAYNYGRIFTDPTFWNAVEKTLIYSFGSLFLSVGAGLVVALALNKVLDSRIRNAYSTLILISWAVPLSIVGVTWRWMFNGQLGVVNKVLLDLGVLESSYSWLGNSLSAMVVVILADSWSRIPFAAVVLLAGLQSIPQEMYDAAKMDGATTWQTFRNVTLPYLRPSFFVAGLITWMFAFRAFAIPFSTTGGGPGGATETLAVYIHRFGIQLLDYGFASAVSMFLVAVTLVVATGYVYFILEQIEEIEV, encoded by the coding sequence ATGGCCACTGAGGAGTACCGGGGCGCGCCCCACGGGGGCGGCCTCAGCGGCCGCCTCTCGGACTGGGTGAACGACCACATCCGGACCGTGCTGCTCGGGCCGTCGCTGGTCGCGCTACTCGTCGTGTTCATCTACCCCGCGGTGATGCTGGTGTGGCTGTCGCTGCAGAACACCCGTGGCATCGGCGAGACGTTCGAACCGGCGTACAACTACGGCCGGATCTTCACCGACCCGACGTTCTGGAACGCCGTCGAGAAGACGCTGATCTACTCCTTCGGCTCGCTGTTCCTCTCGGTCGGCGCAGGGCTGGTCGTCGCGCTCGCGCTCAACAAGGTGCTCGACAGCCGGATCCGGAACGCCTACTCGACGCTGATCCTGATCTCGTGGGCCGTCCCGCTCTCCATCGTCGGCGTCACGTGGCGCTGGATGTTCAACGGCCAACTGGGCGTCGTCAACAAGGTGCTGCTCGACCTCGGCGTCCTGGAGAGTTCCTACTCGTGGCTCGGCAACTCGCTGTCGGCGATGGTCGTGGTGATCCTCGCCGACTCGTGGTCGCGCATCCCCTTCGCCGCGGTCGTGTTGCTCGCGGGGCTCCAGTCGATCCCACAGGAGATGTACGACGCCGCGAAGATGGACGGCGCGACGACGTGGCAGACGTTCCGGAACGTCACGCTGCCGTACCTCAGACCCTCCTTCTTCGTCGCGGGGTTGATCACGTGGATGTTCGCGTTCCGCGCGTTCGCCATCCCGTTCTCGACGACGGGCGGCGGCCCCGGCGGGGCCACCGAGACCCTCGCGGTCTACATCCACCGCTTCGGCATCCAACTGCTCGACTACGGCTTCGCGTCGGCCGTCTCGATGTTCCTCGTCGCCGTGACGCTGGTCGTCGCGACGGGCTACGTCTACTTCATCCTCGAACAGATCGAGGAGATCGAGGTGTGA
- a CDS encoding carbohydrate ABC transporter permease, which yields MAGADFTVEQYRRRQRVWDVLESRYVVHLVLFLAVFFIISPLIWQLLTSFKSPQGVLELTYLPTDPTLDAYERALIERGFWRAVVNSVIVASASTVIVMVLGTPAGYVFSRFRFPYDNAVFVFVLFTRLFPPIGLVTPYYRIVTTFGLLNTKTGIVIANVYLWLPLVIYIMRNFFITIPQALDEAARVDGCTKLQAFRHVVFPVVLPGFAAGTILTFLYSWREFLFAFTVSTDLQSMTIPVATFLFVGDAGIDWSAMAAAAIVAVIPSALVVIFFQRYIVVGLTGGLKG from the coding sequence ATGGCGGGCGCAGACTTCACCGTCGAGCAGTACCGCCGCCGCCAGCGCGTCTGGGACGTGCTGGAGAGTCGCTACGTCGTCCACCTCGTGCTGTTCCTCGCGGTGTTTTTCATCATCTCGCCGCTGATCTGGCAGTTGCTCACCTCCTTCAAGAGCCCACAGGGGGTGCTCGAACTCACCTACCTCCCGACCGATCCGACGCTCGACGCGTACGAGCGGGCGCTGATCGAGCGCGGGTTCTGGCGGGCAGTCGTCAACAGCGTCATCGTCGCCAGCGCGTCGACGGTCATCGTGATGGTCCTCGGGACGCCGGCGGGCTACGTCTTCAGCCGCTTCCGGTTCCCCTACGACAACGCGGTGTTCGTCTTCGTCCTGTTCACTCGGCTGTTCCCACCCATCGGGCTGGTGACGCCCTACTACCGGATCGTCACCACGTTCGGCCTGCTGAACACGAAGACGGGCATCGTCATCGCGAACGTCTACCTCTGGCTGCCGCTGGTGATCTACATCATGCGGAACTTCTTCATCACCATCCCGCAGGCGCTGGACGAGGCCGCTCGCGTCGACGGCTGTACGAAGCTTCAGGCGTTCCGCCACGTCGTGTTCCCGGTCGTGTTGCCGGGCTTCGCGGCGGGGACGATACTGACGTTCCTCTACTCCTGGCGGGAGTTCCTCTTCGCGTTCACCGTCAGCACCGACCTGCAGTCGATGACTATCCCCGTCGCCACGTTCCTCTTCGTCGGGGACGCCGGCATCGACTGGTCGGCGATGGCCGCCGCGGCCATCGTCGCGGTGATCCCCTCGGCGCTGGTGGTGATTTTCTTCCAGCGCTACATCGTGGTGGGTCTGACCGGGGGGCTGAAAGGATGA
- a CDS encoding aspartate dehydrogenase domain-containing protein: MTHRIGLLGYGRIGTDLADRVRQASDTELAYVYVRSLKSEIDEPQLTDPDELADHPVDLVVEAATPAVLAELAEPILAGSDLLALSGSAFADPEVEARLTDLATESDHDLYLPHAALFGIDGLVDAREALDSVHIEARKAPGHLDFEYADAVDPATIEGTTVLYEGPTRGLCARFPRNFNSHAAMALAGLGLDETTSRLVVDPEQASARHVITATGPGFDLEAVRDSAIEGVTGDYTLVSTWGSMRRVLGADEGLRFL; the protein is encoded by the coding sequence ATGACCCACCGAATCGGCCTCCTCGGCTACGGACGCATCGGCACCGACCTCGCGGACCGGGTCCGACAGGCGTCGGACACCGAACTGGCCTACGTCTACGTCCGCTCGCTCAAGTCCGAGATCGACGAGCCCCAACTCACCGACCCCGACGAACTCGCCGACCACCCCGTGGACCTCGTCGTCGAGGCGGCGACGCCCGCGGTCCTCGCCGAGCTGGCCGAACCGATCCTCGCCGGGAGCGACCTGCTCGCCCTCTCGGGCTCGGCGTTCGCGGACCCCGAAGTGGAGGCCCGCCTCACCGACCTCGCTACCGAGAGCGACCACGACCTCTACCTCCCTCACGCCGCGCTGTTCGGCATCGACGGCCTCGTCGACGCCCGTGAGGCGCTCGATTCGGTCCACATCGAGGCGCGGAAAGCCCCCGGCCACCTCGACTTCGAGTACGCCGACGCGGTCGATCCCGCCACCATCGAGGGGACGACCGTCCTCTACGAGGGGCCGACGCGCGGGCTCTGTGCGCGGTTCCCGCGGAACTTCAACTCCCACGCCGCGATGGCGCTGGCGGGGCTGGGACTGGACGAGACCACCTCGCGGCTGGTCGTCGATCCCGAGCAGGCCTCGGCCCGCCACGTCATCACGGCTACCGGCCCGGGGTTCGACCTGGAGGCGGTCCGGGACTCGGCGATCGAGGGGGTCACCGGTGACTACACGCTCGTCTCGACGTGGGGGTCGATGCGGCGCGTCCTCGGTGCCGACGAGGGGCTACGGTTCCTGTAA
- a CDS encoding NAD(P)H-binding protein encodes MNVLVTGATGFVGQRLVPSLLEAGHEVSALVRDRTKYDPPEGVTVFEGDVLEPTGLDAALDGVDAAYYLIHAMGGGRGFEERDRRGARNFAAAAERAGVDRVIYLSGLGVEGEDLSAHLNSRREVEAVLGRGTYDLTVLRAAIIIGHGSASFRIVRQLCSRLPVMTTPRWVKTRVQPIAIADVIAYLVGVLDAPETAGDTFEIGGPEVLTYREMLAVVGRILTGREPIILPVPVLTPRLSAYWVDLVTDVPAGVAYPLIDGMVADVVVTDDRIRSLVPIDLTHFETAVERALAEEADAESAADGAA; translated from the coding sequence ATGAACGTTCTCGTCACGGGCGCGACCGGCTTCGTGGGCCAGCGGCTCGTCCCGTCGCTGCTGGAGGCCGGCCACGAGGTGTCGGCTCTCGTCAGGGACCGGACGAAGTACGACCCGCCGGAGGGAGTGACCGTGTTCGAGGGCGACGTGCTCGAACCGACGGGGCTCGACGCGGCACTGGACGGCGTCGACGCCGCCTACTACCTCATCCACGCGATGGGCGGCGGCCGCGGCTTCGAGGAGCGGGACCGCCGTGGGGCACGGAACTTCGCCGCGGCGGCCGAGCGGGCCGGCGTCGACCGCGTGATCTACCTCAGCGGGCTCGGTGTCGAGGGGGAGGACCTCTCGGCGCACCTCAACTCGCGACGCGAGGTCGAAGCGGTGCTCGGGCGGGGGACGTACGACCTGACCGTGCTCCGGGCGGCCATCATCATCGGACACGGGAGCGCGAGCTTCCGGATCGTCCGGCAACTCTGCTCGCGGCTCCCCGTGATGACCACGCCGCGCTGGGTGAAGACCCGGGTCCAACCCATCGCCATCGCGGACGTGATCGCCTACCTCGTCGGCGTCCTCGACGCTCCCGAGACGGCCGGAGACACGTTCGAGATCGGCGGGCCGGAGGTGCTGACCTACCGCGAGATGCTCGCCGTCGTCGGCCGGATCCTCACGGGACGGGAGCCGATCATCCTCCCGGTTCCGGTCCTCACGCCCCGGCTCTCGGCGTACTGGGTCGACCTCGTCACCGACGTGCCTGCCGGCGTCGCCTACCCGCTCATCGACGGCATGGTGGCGGACGTGGTGGTGACCGACGACCGCATTCGCTCGCTGGTGCCGATCGATCTCACCCACTTCGAGACCGCAGTCGAGCGTGCGCTCGCGGAGGAAGCGGACGCTGAATCGGCAGCCGACGGGGCTGCTTGA
- a CDS encoding mandelate racemase/muconate lactonizing enzyme family protein, with protein MRDYANHEHHRAPERDVRITGIDTAVVSGNFDWNLVRIHTDAGVTGTGEAYRGAAIPEIIDYIAAFLVGENPLDVERLFRRMVQELSGHGGTTGKVVTAASGVETALWDCAGKLLDLPVYQLLGGKFRDEIPVYVDLHAGDAYAVDHGFTQYGDEEAYTPEAYADTAERALELGYDAMKFDLDMPRDNESDPMNGRLSAADVAAKVDVVDAVVDAVGDRAEVAFDCHWDYTIDSAKRLARALEPYGLLWLEDAIPPENAAAQRELARSTSTPLATGENRFRVHEFRELLAEFTVDVLTPDPTTVGGLAESKAIANRAEEQYIPFAPHNVCSPVGTMAVAHLCGAIPNAAYLEFHALEVDWWDDLIARSGSLIDDGTIVVPEAPGYGIELNESVVREHAKHVDDGFFD; from the coding sequence ATGCGGGACTACGCGAACCACGAACACCACCGCGCCCCCGAGCGCGACGTACGGATCACGGGTATCGACACCGCGGTCGTCTCGGGCAACTTCGACTGGAACCTCGTCCGGATCCACACCGACGCCGGCGTCACTGGCACGGGTGAAGCCTACCGCGGCGCCGCGATCCCCGAGATCATCGACTACATAGCGGCGTTCCTCGTCGGCGAGAACCCCCTCGACGTGGAGCGACTGTTCCGCCGGATGGTGCAGGAGCTCTCGGGCCATGGCGGCACCACGGGGAAGGTCGTCACCGCCGCCTCGGGCGTCGAAACCGCGCTCTGGGACTGTGCGGGCAAACTGCTCGACCTCCCGGTCTACCAGCTACTGGGCGGGAAGTTCCGCGACGAGATCCCGGTCTACGTCGACCTCCACGCGGGCGACGCCTACGCGGTCGATCACGGCTTCACCCAGTACGGCGATGAGGAGGCCTACACCCCGGAAGCGTACGCCGATACCGCAGAACGGGCGCTCGAACTGGGCTACGACGCGATGAAGTTCGACCTCGACATGCCTCGGGACAACGAATCGGACCCGATGAACGGCCGGCTCAGTGCTGCCGATGTGGCCGCGAAAGTCGACGTGGTCGACGCCGTCGTCGACGCCGTCGGCGACCGTGCCGAGGTCGCGTTCGACTGCCACTGGGACTACACGATCGACTCGGCAAAGCGGCTCGCCCGCGCGCTCGAACCGTACGGCCTGCTCTGGCTGGAGGACGCCATCCCACCCGAGAACGCCGCCGCCCAGCGCGAACTCGCCCGGTCCACGTCGACGCCGCTGGCGACCGGCGAGAACCGCTTCCGGGTCCACGAGTTCCGCGAACTCCTCGCCGAGTTCACCGTCGACGTGCTCACCCCCGACCCCACGACCGTCGGCGGCCTCGCGGAGTCGAAGGCGATCGCCAACCGCGCCGAGGAGCAGTACATCCCGTTCGCGCCCCATAACGTCTGCTCGCCCGTCGGGACGATGGCGGTCGCTCACCTCTGTGGCGCGATCCCGAACGCGGCGTATCTGGAGTTCCACGCCCTCGAAGTCGACTGGTGGGACGACCTCATCGCCCGTTCGGGGTCGCTCATCGACGACGGGACAATCGTCGTCCCCGAGGCGCCGGGCTACGGCATCGAACTGAACGAGTCGGTCGTCCGCGAGCACGCGAAACACGTCGACGACGGCTTCTTCGATTGA
- a CDS encoding translation initiation factor IF-2 subunit beta has product MEYETKLDRALELVPELGGSDERLSVPDPTAQKDGAFTRLTNLKEIADALSREEEHLHREIQSELGTAGQLGDGRSRYNGTFSQRDFQAAIDSYIEEFVRCSECGLPDTRLVNEDGTMMLRCEACGAFRPVTKQSTSSSQQTTTEITEGETYEVEITDTGRKGDGVAKRGDYTMFVTGAEEGETVRARVNNVSGNLVFARKVN; this is encoded by the coding sequence ATGGAGTACGAGACGAAACTCGATCGGGCGCTCGAGCTCGTGCCCGAACTCGGCGGGAGCGACGAGCGTCTCAGCGTCCCCGACCCGACGGCACAGAAAGACGGGGCGTTCACCCGACTCACCAACCTCAAGGAGATCGCCGACGCGCTCTCCCGCGAGGAGGAGCACCTCCACCGCGAGATCCAGAGCGAACTCGGCACTGCCGGGCAGCTCGGCGACGGCCGCTCGCGCTACAACGGTACCTTCTCCCAGCGGGACTTCCAGGCGGCCATCGACAGCTACATCGAGGAGTTCGTGCGCTGTTCGGAGTGTGGCCTGCCCGACACCCGGCTGGTCAACGAGGACGGCACGATGATGCTGCGCTGTGAGGCCTGTGGGGCGTTCCGCCCGGTCACCAAGCAGTCGACCTCCAGCAGCCAGCAGACCACCACCGAGATCACGGAGGGCGAGACCTACGAGGTCGAGATCACCGACACCGGCCGGAAGGGCGACGGCGTCGCCAAGCGCGGCGACTACACCATGTTCGTCACCGGCGCCGAGGAGGGCGAGACCGTCCGCGCCCGCGTCAACAACGTCTCGGGCAACCTCGTGTTCGCCCGCAAAGTGAACTGA
- a CDS encoding DUF7530 family protein: MAPHYGETWVYESLVGAVPGLDLSHRTALAVQFLAFEALVFIVAGVYDLWMAVPAATVAIAVAVVGSWLMLTFSRRLRALHPPEPYRRLLFGSSIELVLSVVAFVLLVTYLFVVDTGADGSLLTNLLGAEPPAVAVALLLLVAWDVIYRIGACWWATVVGLWRAIKYGFDAETTRRLTRLDTINVAFAAVQVTLVPFIRDEPLLVAALVGHLIAVVVVATATIVLQRRKVTGGY; the protein is encoded by the coding sequence ATGGCGCCACACTACGGGGAGACGTGGGTGTACGAGAGCCTCGTCGGCGCGGTACCGGGGCTCGACCTCTCGCATCGGACCGCGCTGGCGGTCCAGTTCCTCGCCTTCGAAGCGCTGGTGTTCATCGTCGCCGGGGTGTACGACCTGTGGATGGCGGTGCCGGCCGCAACGGTGGCGATCGCCGTCGCCGTCGTCGGGAGCTGGCTGATGCTGACGTTCAGCCGGCGGCTCCGCGCGCTCCACCCGCCGGAGCCCTACCGGCGGCTGCTGTTCGGCTCGAGCATCGAGTTGGTTCTCAGCGTGGTCGCGTTCGTGCTGTTGGTCACCTACCTGTTCGTCGTCGACACGGGCGCCGACGGCTCGCTGCTGACGAACCTCCTGGGGGCTGAGCCGCCCGCGGTCGCGGTCGCCCTGCTGCTGCTCGTCGCATGGGACGTGATCTACCGGATCGGCGCCTGCTGGTGGGCGACGGTAGTGGGCTTGTGGCGAGCGATCAAGTACGGCTTCGACGCCGAGACGACGCGACGACTCACCCGGCTGGACACGATAAACGTCGCGTTCGCGGCGGTGCAGGTGACGCTGGTCCCGTTCATCCGAGACGAACCGCTGTTGGTCGCCGCGCTGGTGGGCCACCTGATCGCCGTCGTCGTCGTCGCCACCGCGACGATCGTGCTGCAGCGGCGGAAAGTTACGGGCGGTTACTGA